Genomic window (Streptococcus porcinus):
CTAGCTCGAACCATCATTGGCTTTCGTCCATAGCGATCCGCTAAGCGCCCCCATACCGGAGCAAAAACAGCTGAAGCTAAGGCCGAAATAGCAACAGCAAGACCAGCATACCATTCAACCTGATTTTTTACTACTCCAAGATCCTCTACAAAAAGTGCCATAAAAGGCATGACAAGCGAAAAGCTTGCCCCAGTAAAAAATGTACCGAGCCAAGCTACTTTCAAATTTTGTTGCCAATTAACAGTTTCTATTACTTTTCCATCAATAAAGCATCACTTCTTTCCAAAATCTACTTGGACCATTATAACACAATTTAAAAAAGAAAGAAAAATTTGCTGAAAATGCATCCATTATTTTCTGAGAGAACCCAATAGCCCCCTCACTAATTCACGACCAATAGTCCTTACAGTAGTACTAATAAAAGCATCTGTAGCCTTTTCTACTACTGACTTA
Coding sequences:
- a CDS encoding MFS transporter is translated as MKVAWLGTFFTGASFSLVMPFMALFVEDLGVVKNQVEWYAGLAVAISALASAVFAPVWGRLADRYGRKPMMVRASLIMTFTMGGLSLYSKCTVATIT